In Candidatus Liberimonas magnetica, one DNA window encodes the following:
- a CDS encoding alpha-1,4-glucan--maltose-1-phosphate maltosyltransferase produces MKDKTVEDISETIEDEKIKQRVQIESVQPKINGGRFPVKRIVEDTVKVEADIFVDGNNELSAVLLYREEDHSKWTETPMEHSVNDRWVGEFKVSEIGQWKYSICAWIDHFKSWQRDFKKRVEAEQNVEIDILIGLELINSALKKASTRDKEKLNNIIGKLSNKRNKAEANKAALSDELKKIMAKYPDRANAVTYRELTVIVDPKIARFSAWYEMFPRSAGSIPGKHGTFKDVISRLPYIADMGFSVLYLPPVHPVGLQFRKGKNNSVNAEKGAVGSPWAIGSKEGGHYAINPQLGTLKDFQELIREAGKLGISIALDIAYQCSPDHPYVTEHPEWFRKRPDNTIQYAENPPKKYQDIYPLDFETADWQGLWDELKNIVIYWIKQDVKIFRVDNPHTKDLSFWEWMISGIKKEYPEVIFLSEAFTRPKLLYRLAKLGFSQSYNYFPWRNTKWELTEFITELTKTEAKEFFRANLWTNTPDILTEYLQVGGQNAFKIRFILAATLGANYGIYGPAFELCVNRPLGVNSEEYLDSEKYEIKLWKRDGTESLRPLITKINQIRNDNEALQYDDNLEFYPIDNDSLLCYGKHSPDFSEILIIIVNLDPRWAQSGWVELPLSKFGIGDKKPYQVQDLLTGVRYLWNGPRNFVKLDPSKACAHIFRVRRYHHTEKSFDYYL; encoded by the coding sequence ATGAAAGATAAAACTGTAGAAGATATCTCTGAAACGATAGAAGACGAGAAAATAAAACAACGGGTCCAGATAGAAAGTGTCCAGCCTAAGATAAACGGCGGCAGGTTCCCTGTTAAAAGGATAGTCGAAGATACGGTCAAGGTTGAAGCGGACATATTCGTTGACGGGAATAACGAATTATCCGCAGTGCTACTCTACCGCGAGGAAGACCACAGTAAATGGACAGAAACGCCTATGGAGCATTCGGTCAATGACAGGTGGGTGGGGGAATTCAAAGTAAGCGAGATCGGACAGTGGAAATATTCTATTTGCGCCTGGATAGACCATTTTAAATCCTGGCAGCGCGATTTTAAGAAAAGAGTGGAAGCAGAACAAAATGTCGAAATCGACATCCTAATAGGGTTGGAATTGATAAACAGCGCACTCAAAAAAGCTTCAACAAGAGATAAAGAAAAGTTGAACAATATTATCGGAAAACTTAGCAATAAAAGGAATAAAGCAGAGGCCAATAAAGCTGCTCTTTCGGATGAACTGAAAAAAATAATGGCGAAATACCCGGATAGGGCCAATGCCGTGACATACAGGGAGCTCACGGTTATCGTTGACCCGAAGATCGCTCGTTTTAGTGCCTGGTATGAAATGTTCCCGCGCTCAGCAGGCTCAATACCGGGCAAACACGGTACTTTTAAGGACGTTATCTCGCGGCTGCCCTATATAGCTGATATGGGTTTTAGCGTACTTTATTTACCTCCTGTTCATCCGGTAGGGCTGCAATTTCGCAAAGGCAAGAACAATTCTGTAAACGCCGAAAAAGGTGCTGTGGGAAGCCCTTGGGCCATAGGCAGCAAGGAAGGCGGGCATTATGCGATAAACCCTCAATTGGGCACATTAAAAGATTTTCAGGAGCTTATCAGGGAAGCAGGCAAGCTCGGGATATCGATAGCTTTGGATATAGCATACCAGTGTTCTCCGGACCATCCTTATGTTACTGAGCATCCGGAATGGTTCCGTAAAAGGCCGGACAATACCATACAATATGCCGAAAACCCTCCGAAAAAGTATCAGGACATCTATCCGCTTGATTTTGAAACCGCTGACTGGCAGGGCCTTTGGGATGAACTAAAAAACATCGTTATATACTGGATAAAACAGGATGTAAAGATATTCAGGGTGGATAATCCGCACACGAAAGACCTGTCGTTCTGGGAATGGATGATATCGGGCATTAAAAAGGAATATCCTGAGGTTATATTTTTGTCCGAGGCTTTTACGCGGCCGAAACTCCTGTACAGGCTGGCAAAGCTGGGTTTTTCACAATCCTATAATTATTTTCCCTGGCGCAACACAAAATGGGAACTTACTGAGTTCATAACTGAACTGACCAAGACCGAAGCCAAAGAGTTCTTTAGGGCAAACCTGTGGACAAATACTCCAGACATCTTAACCGAATACCTTCAGGTCGGAGGCCAGAATGCCTTTAAAATACGTTTTATCCTGGCCGCGACTCTGGGTGCAAACTACGGTATCTACGGCCCTGCGTTCGAATTATGCGTAAATAGGCCTCTGGGAGTAAACAGCGAAGAATATTTAGATTCTGAAAAGTATGAGATAAAACTTTGGAAGAGAGACGGCACGGAGAGCTTGAGGCCGTTAATAACAAAAATCAACCAGATACGAAATGACAATGAGGCTCTGCAGTATGACGACAACCTGGAGTTCTATCCGATAGATAACGATTCCCTGCTGTGTTACGGAAAACACAGCCCTGATTTTTCCGAGATTTTGATAATCATCGTGAACCTTGACCCCAGATGGGCACAATCAGGCTGGGTCGAACTGCCGCTGTCTAAATTCGGGATCGGTGATAAAAAACCTTATCAGGTGCAGGACCTTCTGACAGGGGTGCGCTATTTATGGAACGGCCCGAGGAATTTCGTCAAACTTGACCCATCTAAAGCCTGTGCTCATATTTTCAGGGTGAGACGGTATCATCACACTGAAAAGAGCTTCGATTATTATTTATAG
- a CDS encoding HAD family hydrolase: MENKKAIFFDIYNTLIKIKTDENDFKTYEFLSNWLAYKGVKITPRGLLSQYRKIINEELRSSKEPYPDVEIKDVFERITKKKDILKELTLLFRVLTTKSLIILPNAKQVLDSLHRKVRLAVVSNSQRSFTMPELARFDIAKYFEYILFSSDIKARKPTPKIFLKALGRMKVKPADAVFVGDDLFEDVAGAKRAGMKAVWIKHKEIQNLPAENKWPLPDAEVKIDNYSSLPEVICNLIDNP, from the coding sequence ATGGAAAACAAAAAAGCCATATTTTTTGACATCTATAACACCCTCATTAAAATAAAAACAGACGAAAATGACTTTAAAACTTATGAATTTCTTTCTAACTGGCTTGCCTATAAAGGCGTAAAGATCACCCCAAGAGGGTTGTTAAGCCAGTATAGAAAGATAATAAATGAAGAACTGCGCTCAAGCAAAGAACCTTATCCGGACGTTGAGATAAAAGATGTTTTCGAACGGATTACAAAGAAAAAAGATATTTTAAAAGAGCTTACTCTTCTTTTCAGGGTACTTACAACAAAGTCATTGATCATTTTACCTAATGCAAAGCAGGTACTGGACTCTCTGCATAGAAAAGTGAGGTTAGCTGTTGTTTCAAACAGCCAGAGGTCTTTTACAATGCCGGAACTGGCAAGGTTCGATATAGCCAAATATTTTGAATATATATTATTTTCCTCGGACATCAAAGCCCGTAAACCCACACCCAAGATATTCTTAAAGGCCTTAGGCCGTATGAAAGTAAAGCCGGCTGATGCGGTATTTGTTGGAGATGACCTGTTCGAGGATGTGGCAGGAGCAAAAAGAGCCGGGATGAAAGCTGTCTGGATAAAACACAAGGAAATTCAAAACTTACCTGCAGAAAATAAATGGCCCCTGCCCGATGCAGAAGTAAAGATCGATAATTATAGTAGTTTGCCTGAAGTTATTTGCAATTTGATTGATAATCCTTAG
- a CDS encoding DUF5693 family protein yields MQNKYLNKKTIKAALLVGLITLSCLLLYSRIKSEKENKAVELCLSFEEAYDLCFVNNYDFVDFLKRAQAIGVASFSVSEETLSSFANSGKLIFYSMGEYKRMQLLDVVSGYGKVNNDTIVAADKDFAQQITEQLTKRYGFAVIVDKAGKNTILNLKFNSSYRPGFWSDNLSLGFNPEKIKQLKDLGLKVVLRPQNIGNPVWMFENLPDNISGFLWEGKEIAGYPAKDKETGQNLIKSGVKYFSLEFCKLAGEDTLIRSNPAKMVSGHVISADELNANQNPAVHILRWVRAVKERGNRFLYFHFFKNRPVEDNMTYLRSTAKRIKQEGFYLEPSSPPAYPMGKLIFERRLLIFIIAIFFPIYALYKGKSYQNPAVSYAVINSITVSGGLLIAAFFYDLIFMQRIILPYSVKLSILMPLLLAVFVLYNLPELRNFLRYQVKGRHILYAALAALVLGVMLLRSGNYQAGVSPLELKVRQFLENVFIVRPRSKEFLFGQPLLLAGLYFKKRSLILLGMLGQVSIINTFMHAHTPVLTSLLRVFHGVWLGFFIGMTAIAVFEFTKAIRIEEK; encoded by the coding sequence ATGCAGAATAAATATTTGAACAAGAAAACAATAAAAGCAGCTCTTTTAGTGGGCCTTATCACTCTTTCCTGCCTTCTTCTTTATTCAAGGATAAAAAGCGAAAAGGAAAATAAAGCTGTGGAACTATGCCTTAGTTTTGAAGAAGCCTATGACTTATGTTTTGTTAACAACTATGATTTTGTGGATTTTCTTAAAAGAGCGCAGGCTATAGGAGTGGCCAGCTTTTCAGTAAGCGAAGAAACATTATCTTCGTTTGCAAATTCTGGAAAACTCATTTTTTATTCGATGGGCGAATATAAAAGAATGCAGCTTCTTGACGTAGTTTCGGGTTACGGCAAGGTTAATAACGACACAATAGTGGCAGCGGATAAAGACTTTGCCCAACAGATAACAGAGCAATTGACAAAAAGGTACGGGTTCGCCGTAATCGTAGATAAGGCCGGCAAAAACACTATACTTAACCTTAAATTCAATTCTTCTTACAGGCCGGGTTTCTGGTCAGACAATTTGAGCCTGGGTTTTAACCCTGAAAAAATAAAACAATTGAAAGACCTGGGATTAAAAGTAGTATTACGGCCTCAAAATATTGGCAATCCGGTATGGATGTTCGAGAACTTACCCGATAATATATCCGGGTTTTTATGGGAGGGAAAAGAAATAGCAGGCTATCCTGCCAAAGACAAGGAAACAGGACAAAACCTGATAAAAAGCGGGGTTAAGTACTTTAGCCTTGAGTTTTGCAAATTGGCCGGCGAAGATACCCTTATAAGGTCAAATCCTGCGAAAATGGTCTCGGGCCATGTTATATCTGCGGATGAATTAAATGCAAATCAAAATCCGGCTGTGCATATATTACGCTGGGTAAGAGCTGTGAAGGAAAGGGGGAACAGGTTCCTTTACTTTCATTTCTTTAAGAACAGGCCCGTTGAAGACAATATGACATACCTCAGGTCAACCGCAAAAAGAATAAAACAGGAAGGTTTTTATCTTGAACCTTCAAGCCCTCCTGCTTACCCGATGGGAAAATTGATATTTGAAAGGCGTTTATTGATATTTATCATTGCGATATTCTTCCCGATCTATGCTCTTTATAAGGGGAAAAGTTATCAAAACCCGGCCGTTTCCTATGCGGTCATTAACTCTATAACAGTTTCAGGAGGCCTTTTAATAGCGGCATTTTTTTATGACCTTATTTTCATGCAAAGGATAATTTTGCCGTACTCCGTAAAATTATCGATCTTAATGCCGTTACTATTAGCTGTCTTTGTATTGTACAACCTGCCTGAGTTGAGGAATTTCTTAAGGTATCAGGTAAAAGGCAGGCATATTCTATATGCTGCTCTTGCGGCCCTGGTATTAGGTGTAATGCTCCTGCGCAGCGGAAATTACCAGGCCGGGGTTTCACCTTTAGAATTAAAGGTGAGACAGTTCCTGGAAAATGTATTTATAGTCAGGCCAAGAAGCAAAGAATTTCTTTTCGGCCAGCCCTTACTTTTGGCAGGCCTTTATTTTAAGAAGAGAAGTCTTATATTGCTCGGTATGCTAGGTCAGGTTTCGATCATAAATACTTTTATGCACGCACATACACCGGTACTTACTTCTTTGTTAAGGGTTTTTCACGGGGTTTGGCTGGGTTTTTTTATAGGCATGACAGCGATAGCTGTTTTTGAATTTACAAAGGCAATTAGAATAGAAGAAAAATAA
- the csaB gene encoding polysaccharide pyruvyl transferase CsaB translates to MNVLISGYYGFNNLGDELILKSIISELRLKIKNPGITVLSANPKDTASLYNVLSINRWCPFRIVKHIINSNIVILGGGGLFQDITSSLSLYYYLLVIIIAKISGKKIFVYSVNINELKAFNSTLASKALKLADTITVRDKGSLNILESWKAGLKKCELTADPVFLSENIAFNKLKSSPNIAFILRDTGNNGARAEEFASLADRLAGHFSGEIMFIPFQRRNDDCFADKVSKAMKYQNKKIYKWESLEDVFKIYSGLDLIICQRLHGLILASLYAVPFIAISDDEKIINFAKEIDGGLALPLTGLNPDKAFDLALNIYEHKDRFQDNMRRLLPLIKKRAQKTSDILMQLF, encoded by the coding sequence ATGAATGTCCTTATATCCGGCTATTATGGTTTTAATAACCTTGGGGATGAATTAATACTTAAATCCATAATTTCTGAGCTGCGTTTAAAAATAAAAAATCCCGGCATAACAGTCCTTTCAGCAAACCCAAAAGACACAGCATCTCTTTACAATGTCCTTTCGATAAACAGGTGGTGCCCTTTCAGGATAGTTAAACATATCATAAACTCTAATATCGTAATCTTGGGCGGCGGCGGGTTATTCCAGGATATAACCAGCAGCTTGAGCCTCTATTATTATTTGCTGGTCATAATTATTGCGAAAATATCCGGGAAAAAAATATTCGTTTATTCCGTAAACATCAACGAACTTAAAGCTTTTAATAGTACACTCGCCTCAAAAGCCCTGAAATTGGCAGACACAATTACCGTAAGAGACAAAGGGTCTTTAAATATCCTTGAAAGCTGGAAGGCAGGCCTGAAAAAGTGCGAGCTCACTGCAGATCCCGTATTTCTAAGCGAGAACATAGCCTTTAACAAATTAAAATCCAGCCCGAATATAGCTTTTATTTTGCGTGATACAGGAAATAACGGTGCCCGGGCAGAGGAATTCGCAAGCCTGGCAGACAGGTTAGCCGGGCATTTTTCCGGAGAGATAATGTTTATACCTTTCCAGCGCCGGAATGATGATTGTTTTGCGGATAAAGTATCAAAAGCGATGAAATATCAAAATAAAAAAATATATAAATGGGAATCTCTGGAAGATGTTTTTAAAATATATTCAGGATTAGACTTAATAATCTGCCAGAGGCTGCACGGCCTGATTTTGGCATCTTTATATGCCGTACCTTTTATCGCTATATCAGATGATGAAAAAATAATAAATTTTGCCAAGGAAATAGATGGGGGCCTGGCATTGCCTTTAACCGGACTAAACCCGGATAAGGCCTTTGACCTTGCTTTGAACATATATGAGCATAAGGATAGATTCCAGGACAACATGCGCCGGCTGCTTCCCCTTATTAAAAAACGCGCTCAAAAGACATCCGATATCCTGATGCAGCTATTTTAA
- a CDS encoding permease-like cell division protein FtsX — MKIDNILTLLIISLVLSLSGLGLNAYYLANSYSAQLSSKNQVAVFIKKQNKTESLEVIKEKIINLNGISEVELKSPEDILKDMPHVAPIVNDIMILGENPFSPYFIVETSIINLSYIMALKDKLMSFEGVEEVKFDENLVSMIEGLDNIIQFYKFVWKAVLIIAGLFIFFKYIILLIKRALFIKEMVYILLQGLASGLFGWLVYKGFSHYFSAPNIIQIPSGYIAYFLLNGLILSLAIKKD; from the coding sequence ATGAAAATAGACAATATATTGACTTTATTGATCATATCCCTTGTTTTGTCGCTTTCCGGACTCGGGTTAAACGCCTATTATCTGGCGAATAGCTATTCCGCCCAGCTTTCATCGAAAAACCAGGTTGCAGTTTTTATAAAAAAACAGAATAAAACTGAGTCTTTAGAAGTAATAAAAGAAAAGATCATAAATCTAAACGGTATCAGCGAAGTGGAATTAAAGAGCCCTGAAGATATCCTCAAGGACATGCCTCATGTCGCACCTATTGTCAATGACATAATGATACTCGGCGAAAACCCGTTTTCGCCTTATTTTATCGTAGAGACTTCGATAATAAATTTGTCGTATATTATGGCGCTTAAAGATAAATTAATGTCTTTTGAAGGTGTCGAAGAAGTCAAGTTCGATGAAAACCTGGTTTCTATGATCGAAGGGCTCGATAATATAATACAATTCTACAAGTTTGTATGGAAGGCCGTGCTGATAATCGCTGGACTGTTTATTTTTTTCAAATATATTATTCTCCTTATCAAACGGGCGCTTTTTATAAAAGAAATGGTCTACATCTTGTTGCAGGGCCTGGCATCGGGTTTGTTTGGCTGGCTGGTTTATAAGGGGTTCAGCCATTATTTCTCTGCCCCCAATATTATCCAAATCCCAAGCGGATATATAGCTTACTTCCTGCTTAACGGATTAATTCTGTCTTTGGCAATAAAGAAAGATTAG
- a CDS encoding peptidoglycan DD-metalloendopeptidase family protein, translating into MKFYITIAVVLFINCGVYGKSVNDYKQEINSKSQELDSVQKTIQEKKLQKEIYQKNEESTKKELNEVESKVSSLKLKGAALKKEITKAQQNLKRIGQELRFAGWEKGKWKDTINKEADLFNRYYYGYFRVFSDLVSEKLYCEVLSKKKEYMVRAEKKESIYKISLGKWQAAQKKLLELETQLIKTTSQHKDLKKQKEKLLETAIGKRVAAENEIRELEASKQELKQLLSKLSKEKKKSEQEIAAKKAFKEKRKQLPWPLTGKVITNFGRNKHPDLDTYLISNGIKILSQNSAVVKAVSGGEVMFCGEFRAYGQMVILDHGGGFYTIYGHLGEISVKEGGKVKTNDPVGTLNSNGDKNAVLYFEVRSDGVAEDPMLWLK; encoded by the coding sequence ATGAAATTTTATATAACAATTGCAGTAGTTCTTTTTATAAATTGCGGTGTTTATGGCAAATCCGTAAATGACTATAAGCAGGAAATAAATTCAAAATCCCAGGAACTGGACTCCGTACAAAAAACCATTCAGGAAAAAAAGCTCCAGAAAGAAATATACCAGAAAAACGAAGAAAGCACAAAAAAAGAATTGAACGAGGTAGAAAGCAAAGTATCGAGCCTGAAATTAAAAGGTGCGGCATTAAAAAAAGAAATAACTAAAGCCCAGCAGAACCTGAAAAGGATCGGACAGGAATTAAGGTTCGCAGGCTGGGAAAAGGGGAAATGGAAAGATACCATAAATAAGGAAGCAGACCTGTTTAACCGGTATTACTACGGTTATTTCAGGGTTTTTTCAGACCTGGTCTCTGAAAAATTATACTGTGAAGTGCTCTCAAAGAAAAAAGAGTATATGGTCAGAGCTGAAAAAAAAGAAAGCATTTATAAAATATCTTTAGGCAAATGGCAGGCGGCACAAAAAAAACTTTTAGAACTTGAAACTCAGCTTATAAAAACAACAAGCCAGCATAAGGATTTAAAGAAACAGAAAGAAAAACTACTTGAAACCGCGATAGGAAAGCGGGTTGCGGCAGAGAATGAGATCCGTGAGCTTGAGGCTTCAAAGCAGGAACTAAAGCAATTATTATCTAAGCTCTCTAAAGAGAAAAAGAAGAGCGAGCAGGAAATTGCCGCTAAAAAGGCCTTTAAAGAAAAAAGAAAACAGCTTCCCTGGCCGCTTACCGGAAAGGTAATAACGAATTTCGGCAGGAACAAGCACCCTGACCTTGATACTTACTTGATAAGCAACGGCATAAAGATACTTTCTCAGAACAGCGCTGTTGTAAAGGCGGTATCAGGCGGGGAAGTAATGTTCTGCGGCGAGTTCCGGGCTTACGGCCAGATGGTTATATTGGACCACGGCGGCGGTTTCTATACGATCTACGGGCACCTTGGTGAAATAAGCGTAAAGGAAGGCGGCAAAGTAAAAACAAACGACCCTGTCGGCACTTTAAACAGTAACGGAGATAAGAATGCAGTGCTGTATTTTGAAGTTCGTTCCGACGGAGTAGCAGAAGACCCGATGCTGTGGCTTAAATAA